GCCGCGGCGGTTGACAAGTTCCTGATGGGCGAGACGAACCTGGACGCGCCCGTCTCACCCAGCGACTCGGCTATCCGTGTTTAGCGGCCAACGGCTAGGCTTGAAGCAGGGACCAAGGATTTCCACTGTCAACCACACCATTAGGTAGGTAAATTGAGACGCGCAAAAATTGTGGCCACGTTTGGGCCCGCCATCGCCAGCTTCGAGAACACCCTGGCCGTTCTGGACGCGGGCGTTAACGTTGCCCGGATGAACATGAGCCACGGCGACTACACCGTGCACCAGAACACCTACGACAACGTGCGCAAGGCATCAAACCAGCTGCACAAGAGCGTCGCCATCATGGCCGACCTCCAGGGCCCGAAGATCCGCCTGGGCCGCTTCGCCAACGGCGAAGGCTACGATCTGGCCGTGGGCGACGTCTTCACGATCACCACCGAGGACGTCCCGGGCACCAAGGACATCTGCTCCACCACGCTGAAATCCCTCACCGAGGACGTCAAGGCCGGGGACATCCTGCTCATTGACGACGGCAAGGTTTCCGTCCGGGCCACCCTGGTGGACGATGTCAAGGTCGTCACCGAGGTCATTGTGCCCGGGAAGGTCTCCAACAACAAGGGCATCAACCTGCCAGGTGTTGCGGTCAACGTTCCGGCCTTGAGCGAAAAGGATGAGGACGACCTGCGCTGGGCACTCAAGTGCGGCGTGGACCTCGTGGCACTGTCCTTTGTCCGGGACGCCGCGGACATCTCGCGTGTCCACGAGATCATGGACGAGGCAGGCCGCCGCGTCCCCGTGATCGCCAAGATCGAAAAGCCGCAGGCAGTGGACAATCTCGAGGCCATCGTCGATGCGTTCGACGCCATCATGGTGGCCCGTGGCGACCTTGGCGTGGAACTGCCGCTGGAAGACGTCCCGCTCGTGCAGAAGCGCTGCGTGGACCTGGCGCGACGCTGGGCCAAGCCGGTCATCGTGGCCACGCAGGTGCTCGAATCCATGATTGAAAGCCCGCGCCCCACCCGGGCAGAGGCTTCGGACTGCGCCAACGCGGTGCTCGACGGC
This genomic stretch from Arthrobacter dokdonellae harbors:
- the pyk gene encoding pyruvate kinase produces the protein MRRAKIVATFGPAIASFENTLAVLDAGVNVARMNMSHGDYTVHQNTYDNVRKASNQLHKSVAIMADLQGPKIRLGRFANGEGYDLAVGDVFTITTEDVPGTKDICSTTLKSLTEDVKAGDILLIDDGKVSVRATLVDDVKVVTEVIVPGKVSNNKGINLPGVAVNVPALSEKDEDDLRWALKCGVDLVALSFVRDAADISRVHEIMDEAGRRVPVIAKIEKPQAVDNLEAIVDAFDAIMVARGDLGVELPLEDVPLVQKRCVDLARRWAKPVIVATQVLESMIESPRPTRAEASDCANAVLDGADAVMLSGETSVGRFPIETVKVMARIIEATEKDGLKRIPGLGSEPKTRGGVITAAAVQIADQLEAKYIATFTQSGDSARRLSRLRPSRQVFAFTPVEQVRNQLALTWGIEPVLVPMVAHTDAMTEQVDRTLLEKGLVSEGDMVVIAAGSPPGQAGSTNLVKAHKVGDLADIGKGADGVPLNREKVGPWPTA